In the Arachis ipaensis cultivar K30076 chromosome B10, Araip1.1, whole genome shotgun sequence genome, one interval contains:
- the LOC110267893 gene encoding uncharacterized protein LOC110267893, which yields MPPTNPPHRLRPPETTTGDQHRPILLPFSSPFSHFFPPLPEVILSLREQPLLRIFQSGEQPTAANFCTAATTTPPPHPTFFVIPSHQRRNGYHDAYHISNTP from the exons ATGCCACCCACCAATCCGCCCCACCGCCTCCGTCCGCCCGAAACGACCACCGGCGACCAGCATCGCCCAATCCTTCTTCCCTTTTCTTCTCCATTTTCCCATTTCTTCCCTCCTTTGCCCGAAGTCATCTTGTCTCTGCGCGAACAGCCCCTGCTTCGCATCTTCCAGTCCGGCGAGCAACCAACGGCGGCGAACTTTTGTACCGCTGCGACCACCACTCCTCCGCCTCACCCCACTTTCTTCGTCATTCCCTCTCATCAACGCAG AAATGGCTACCACGACGCATATCACATTAGTAATACACCATAG